One window from the genome of Candidatus Zixiibacteriota bacterium encodes:
- a CDS encoding phage integrase SAM-like domain-containing protein: MGNIHQRGKVWYLNIRVKGRRIRKKVSSSKRIAELALRDAEVKAAREEFGFARHDITIDKFVEQFLEYSRANHREATTNRYGAVIDHLREFLKTKQDITFMSEISTEVVDQYKVFRKNAMVNPNGHPVESDDDIEEYQTGYLCK; this comes from the coding sequence ATGGGCAATATCCACCAAAGAGGCAAAGTCTGGTATCTCAATATCCGGGTCAAGGGGCGAAGAATCCGTAAAAAGGTTAGCTCCTCTAAGAGAATCGCCGAACTGGCTCTCAGGGATGCCGAAGTTAAAGCGGCCCGTGAAGAATTCGGGTTCGCCCGCCATGATATCACCATCGATAAATTTGTAGAGCAGTTTCTCGAATACTCCAGAGCCAATCATCGGGAAGCAACCACTAATCGTTATGGAGCGGTGATAGATCATCTCAGGGAATTCCTGAAAACAAAACAGGATATTACATTCATGTCCGAAATATCAACTGAAGTGGTTGATCAGTACAAGGTCTTTCGTAAAAACGCTATGGTCAATCCCAATGGTCATCCGGTGGAATCTGATGATGATATTGAGGAATATCAAACAGGATATTTGTGCAAATGA
- a CDS encoding helix-turn-helix domain-containing protein has product MEKLLNPHEIADVLGVQPSTIYQWTHQGYIPYIKIGKFIRFKSTDIEKWVEKKSKGGRIIKRIEINSIL; this is encoded by the coding sequence ATGGAAAAGCTCCTGAATCCACACGAGATAGCCGATGTCCTGGGTGTCCAGCCCTCGACCATCTACCAGTGGACCCATCAGGGCTATATTCCATATATCAAGATCGGCAAATTCATCCGCTTCAAATCAACCGACATCGAAAAATGGGTGGAAAAGAAATCGAAAGGGGGAAGGATAATAAAACGGATTGAGATTAATAGTATTTTATAA
- a CDS encoding M23 family metallopeptidase has product MQLLRVLITINNTIFIALPFFFIIPLTTYSIEYSSYDFIWPISGLNSEPDTLQSAFGPRYEVDNVSQYYEFHNGVDIYTGEPRWIHAIEDGVIVYIKYNYGYKTVVLTHDNGIDSPIHSSYCHLTDDDIFNYLQINDYFIKGAPFVRSGDGDGLMLHHLHFGVKLNTVNYDPSGMFNHPMLILPYFNYLPPLIDSDSTGFNTNYDYFRVDALIYKAEMDINSFKFFILDEDNGGIYSIEYCYNDLLVYVEDNGNAGCDLQCDMYDYYRNTLHIGPGFVWH; this is encoded by the coding sequence ATGCAACTTTTAAGAGTATTAATAACTATTAATAATACTATATTCATTGCACTGCCATTTTTTTTTATAATACCATTAACGACATACTCCATAGAGTATTCATCATACGATTTTATTTGGCCAATAAGTGGATTGAATTCAGAACCGGACACATTACAATCCGCGTTTGGCCCGAGATATGAAGTTGATAATGTATCCCAATATTATGAATTCCATAATGGCGTTGATATATATACAGGAGAACCTCGTTGGATTCATGCTATTGAAGATGGTGTAATAGTATACATTAAGTATAATTATGGTTATAAAACTGTAGTGTTGACTCATGATAATGGAATAGATTCTCCTATACACTCATCATATTGCCATCTTACGGATGACGACATCTTCAATTATTTGCAAATCAATGATTACTTCATTAAAGGAGCCCCTTTTGTCAGATCTGGAGATGGCGATGGTCTGATGCTGCATCATCTTCATTTCGGAGTGAAATTGAATACTGTGAATTACGATCCAAGCGGTATGTTTAATCACCCCATGTTAATATTGCCTTATTTTAACTATTTGCCACCGTTGATTGATTCGGATAGCACTGGATTTAATACCAATTATGACTATTTCAGGGTAGATGCATTAATCTATAAAGCTGAGATGGATATAAATTCATTCAAGTTTTTTATATTAGATGAGGATAATGGGGGAATTTATTCAATAGAATACTGTTATAATGATTTGTTGGTATATGTTGAGGATAATGGTAATGCAGGTTGTGATTTGCAATGTGATATGTATGATTATTATCGGAATACATTACATATTGGCCCTGGATTCGTTTGGCACTGA